From one Bos indicus x Bos taurus breed Angus x Brahman F1 hybrid chromosome 7, Bos_hybrid_MaternalHap_v2.0, whole genome shotgun sequence genomic stretch:
- the LOC113896400 gene encoding olfactory receptor-like protein OLF4, translating into MEPENKTQISQFLLLGFSEETELQPIIFGVFFSMYLITVFGNLLIILAVSSDLHLHTPMYFFLSNLAFVDICFTSTIIPKMLQSTQTQRKVITYEGCIVQVYFYLLFAGLDDFLLTVMAYDRYVAICHPLHYLVIMKPWVCGLLLLVSWIMSALFSLLHSLMVLQLSFCSDLEIHHFFCEIKWLIQLAYSDPFLNNIMVYFGSVIQGSVPLTGILYSYSKISSSICGISSAKGKYKAFSTCTSHLSVVSLFYCSALGVYLSSAATHSSHTSTIASVMYTAVTPMLNPFIYSLRNKDIKRTLKRFFGMVTFIKEPFVLGLKDMG; encoded by the coding sequence ATGGAACCAGAGAACAAGACACAAATTTCACAatttctccttctgggattctCAGAGGAAACAGAACTGCAGCCCATCATATTTGGGGTTTTCTTCTCCATGTACCTGATCACTGTGTTTGGAAATCTGCTCATCATCCTGGCTGTCAGCTCAGAcctccacctccacacccccatgtacttcttcctctccaacctggcCTTTGTAGACATCTGTTTCACCTCCACCATCATCCCAAAGATGCTGCAAAGCACTCAGACACAGAGGAAAGTCATTACTTATGAAGGCTGCATCGTACAGgtttatttttacttactttttgcAGGATTAGATGACTTCCTCCTgactgtgatggcctatgaccggtaTGTGGCCATCTGTCACCCCCTGCACTACCTGGTCATCATGAAGCCCTGGGTATGTGGACTGCTCCTTCTGGTGTCCTGGATCATGAGTGCCCTGTTTTCCTTGTTACACAGCTTAATGGTGTTGCAGCTGTCATTCTGCTCAGACTTGGAAATCCaccactttttctgtgaaatCAAATGGCTGATCCAACTTGCCTATTCTGACCCCTTTCTCAACAACATAATGGTGTATTTTGGATCTGTAATTCAGGGGAGTGTTCCCCTGACTGGTATCCTTTACTCTTACTCTAAAATTTCatcctctatctgtggaatctCATCAGCTAAGGGGAAGTATAAAGCATTCTCTACCTGTACATCTCACCTCTCAGTTGTCTCCTTATTTTATTGTTCAGCCTTAGGAGTATACCTTAGCTCTGCTGCTACCCACAGCTCACACACAAGTACAATTGCCTCGGTGATGTACACTGCagtcacacccatgctgaaccccttcatctacagtctgagaaataaagacataaagaggACTCTAAAAAGATTCTTTGGAATGGTAACATTTATAAAAGAGCCATTTGTCCTTGGGCTGAAGGACATGGGCTGA